The Procambarus clarkii isolate CNS0578487 chromosome 46, FALCON_Pclarkii_2.0, whole genome shotgun sequence genome includes a region encoding these proteins:
- the LOC123770443 gene encoding uncharacterized protein — translation MSSTMPVDFNRLRYELAVTKAGRHALASVFMWSYRGTFPVVTYLTQDLGYTNAQYRRVFDDHQRDKLEASSDAATFDITLLYKLLQRVSGLAVKDDPTWTTPGPQGPSLEHLIYSLKQHRNTLAHDNVRITEQDLKNKLTDLTDLMTKMLVEAGNKWRIDRQDVDLASRDATEYIDGLRAKIREPLDPSEVDYLAQLHQDIKVFKSHITEEVKQKSKEELTDGYKLLYQIVPAPWLLLNINHNPSLAFTRLRLLEDPVIGARPSHAAKGQDINYEDILSMRREDGRVPQCVLLTGEGGMGKTTLLKLILEKWVKDPAAICHLGTVELVFYVQCRDTHLNTFDDLLRQLLPQTLSASDADFQLFKEIILSLNILVLIDGYDEVNDHSGRLVKELLHLPGKDVRLVITTRPGWDQQLSQLVPHTRPRYNILVLGITPERRVEFAERTIKVLVEEEGQRSVITGRFTQRLEQMSQFLGEYLNTPLTLTLLALLCVEAPEEFNNLTTNTQVYEKIHDFITRKLVSRLTEKHVTDPKGKCDQFLLFLEEISLRGIQRQEYDLWSETEAEIREKCDTLGLPQEEVLSNYFTRISYRRGLNVVWVFGYFHARYQEYCASRGLVALLLRAEQDRGDPASHRVSGERSIIVDLLVDVVRKEKRSLRDHLRGSKFDISDMHRELWERPRWQTILVSTTGVLCARGVEHRFITHIIDLCEMGTRSTDELLKHVAESRGSEHVIQAVCEKLRTEQEWEIVSVDSCVVLPLVLKKVTPKNIYLIINDSSQLKQRLSTLSVLATMKVTISLVLDYSLDSKERCVITKQCLERLTAPGSKCTLEQFVGVLSGAAIPHLPHTLVSLTLDLTLHQLTVLIRHLPHLPHLQYLDITLDVRGYVDPDTTGYVDPDTLDVRGYVDPDTLDTLPYQGRALRLTIWRDLTDDDRTIDWCCHLAAQLCPPSRGGYTLLDFPITRLTSVGGERLLRGLHRRGVTGDKLEIRIRDSEENMKYLRELAASLNNFNNVAIW, via the exons ATGTCCTCCACAATGCCAGTAGATTTTAACAGACTGCGGTATGAACTAGCTGTGACTAAGGCAGGACGACACGCGCTAGCAAGTGTGTTTATGTGGTCGTACCGGGGCACCTTCCCAGTAGTGACTTACCTCACTCAGGACTTGGGGTACACCAATGCTCAGTACAGGCGTGTCTTCGATGATCACCAGAGGGATAAACTCGAAGCTTCCTCTGACGCGGCAACTTTTGACATCACCCTGTTGTATAAACTCCTGCAACGTGTGAGTGGTCTGGCTGTGAAGGATGACCCCACGTGGACCACTCCAGGGCctcagggaccatcacttgaacacCTCATTTACAGCCTGAAGCAACACCGAAACACGTTGGCCCATGATAATGTGAGAATAACGGAGCAAGACCTGAAGAATAAGCTGACGGATCTCACTGATTTAATGACGAAGATGTTGGTTGAGGCCGGCAACAAGTGGAGGATAGACCGCCAGGATGTGGACCTGGCGAGCAGAGATGCCACAGAGTATATTGATGGACTGCGAGCAAAGATCAGAGAGCCACTGGATCCCTCAGAGGTGGATTATTTAGCTCAGCTCCACCAAGATATTAAGGTGTTCAAAAGCCACATCACAGAAGAGGTTAAGCAGAAGAGCAAGGAGGAGCTAACTGACGGGTATAAACTGCTGTACCAGATTGTTCCCGCACCCTGGCTCCTCCTCAACATTAACCACAACCCAAGTCTTGCTTTTACACGACTGCGACTCCTTGAAGATCCTGTCATAGGGGCAAGACCCTCCCACGCTGCCAAGGGGCAAGATATAAACTATGAAGACATCTTGAGTATGAGACGAGAGGACGGAAGAGTCCCTCAGTGTGTCCTCCTGACGGGGGAAGGTGGTATGGGCAAGACAACTttactcaagctcatcctcgagaaGTGGGTAAAGGACCCTGCTGCCATATGTCACCTGGGCACTGTGGAACTCGTTTTCTATGTACAGTGCAGGGACACACATCTTAATACCTTCGATGATCTCCTCCGCCAGTTGCTGCCTcaaacacttagtgcttctgacgCTGACTTCCAACTGTTTAAGGAGATAATCTTGAGCTTAAATATATTAGTCCTGATTGACGGCTACGACGAGGTCAACGACCATTCAGGAAGGCTGGTGAAGGAGCTGTTGCACCTGCCTGGCAAGGATGTGAGGTTGGTGATAACCACACGGCCGGGGTGGGACCAACAACTGTCACAGCTCgtcccacacaccagacctcgctacaacatcctcgtcttgggcatcactccagaacgtcgcgtggagttcgccgagagaaccatcaaggtgctggtggaggaagagggccaacggagtgtcatcacagggaggtttacccagcggctggagcagatgagtcagttcctgggtgagtacctcaacactccactcaccttgaccttgttggcgctgctgtgtgtcgaggctccagaagaatttaacaacctcaccacaaacACTCAAGTCTACGAGAAGATTCATGACTTCATAACCAGAAAACTGGTGTCCAGACTCACAGAAAAACACGTTACTGACCCTAAAGGAAAATGTGACCAGTTTCTGTTGTTCTTGGAAGAGATTAGtttaagagggatccagaggcaggAGTACGACCTTTGGTCGGAGACGGAAGCGGAGATTAGGGagaagtgtgacactctgggactgccgcaggaggaggtcttgtccaactatttcacaagaatcagctaccgtcggggcctcaatgtggtgtgggtgtttggctaTTTTCACGCCAGGTATCAGGAGTATTGTGCCAGCAGGGGGCTGGTCGCTCTCTTGTTGAGGGCTGAGCAAGACCGAGGTGATCCAGCATCACACCGTGTGTCAGGGGAAAGGTCTATAATCGTTGACCTCTTGGTGGATGTTGTACGAAAGGAAAAACGCTCCTTGAGAGATCACCTGAGAGGGTCAAAGTTTGATATTAGCGACATGCATCGTGAGCTTTGGGAGCGCCCCAGATGGCAGACCATTTTAGTCAGCACTACCGGCGTGCTGTGTGCCCGGGGAGTAGAGCACAGGTTCATTACTCACATAATAGACCTGTGCGAGATGGGTACACGTTCGACTGACGAGCTGTTGAAGCATGTAGCAGAGTCCCGCGGAAGTGAGCACGTCATCCAAGCCGTGTGTGAGAAGCTGCGTACAGAACAAGAGTGGGAAATAGTGAGTGTTGACTCGTGTGTTGTCCTGCCGCTTGTTCTTAAGAAGGTGACACCTAAGAACATTTACCTAATCATAAACGATTCATCCCAACTAAAGCAGCGCCTGTCTACACTGTCAGTGCTGGCAACAATGAAGGTAACCATATCCTTAGTTCTTGACTATAGTTTAGACAGCAAAGAGAGATGTGTTATAACAAAACAATGTTTGGAGAGGCTGACAGCCCCCGGCAGTAAGTGTACCTTAGAGCAGTTTGTTGGTGTCTTGTCTGGGGCAGCCATaccccacctgcctcacaccctcgTGAGCCTCACCCTGGACCTCACACTACACCAACTGACCGTCCTCATCCGTCACCTGcctcaccttcctcacctgcagtatcttg ACATTACCCTGGACGTcaggggctacgtggacccggacaccacgggctacgtggacccggacaccctggacgtcaggggctacgtggacccggacaccctggacactCTGCCGTACCAGGGGAGGGCGCTCCGCCTGACCATCTGGCGGGACCTCACTGATGACGACCGCACCATAGACTGGTGCTGCCACCTGGCGGCTCAGCTGTGTCCTCCCTCAAGAGGAGGGTATACTCTCCTGGACTTCCCTATCACGCGTCTCACCA